In Ochrobactrum sp. Marseille-Q0166, a single genomic region encodes these proteins:
- the pnp gene encoding polyribonucleotide nucleotidyltransferase: MFNTHKVEIEWGGRPLTLETGKIARQADGAVLATYGETVVLATVVSAKEPKPGQDFFPLTVNYQEKTYAAGKIPGGFFKREGRPSENETLVSRLIDRPIRPLFVDGYKNDTQVVLTVVQHDLENDPDILSMVAASAALTISGVPFMGPIGGARVGYINGEYVLNPNIDEMPESKLDLVVAGTADAVLMVESEAQELSEEVMLGAVVFGQKAFQPVIDAIIKLAEVAAKEPRDFHPEDLSELEAKMLAVVENDLRDAYKITEKQARYAAVDAAKAKAKAHFFPEGVEEPEYSAEKFATVFKNLQAKIVRWNILDTGSRIDGRDLKTVRAIVSEVGLLPRTHGSALFTRGETQAMVVATLGTGEDEQMIDSLTGTYKESFMLHYNFPPYSVGETGRMGSPGRREVGHGKLAWRAIHPMLPAAEQFPYTIRAVSEITESNGSSSMATVCGTSLALMDAGVPIIRPVAGIAMGLIKEGERFAVLSDILGDEDHLGDMDFKVAGTESGITALQMDIKIDGITEEIMKVALEQAKGGRVHILGEMSKALSTSRAELGEFAPRIEVMNIPTDKIRDVIGSGGKVIREIVEKTGAKINIEDDGTVKIASSNGKEIEAAKKWIHSIVAEPEVGEIYEGTVVKTADFGAFVNFFGPRDGLVHISQLAADRVAKTTDVVKEGQKVWVKLMGFDERGKVRLSMKVVDQETGKEVVAEKKAEADVE, encoded by the coding sequence ATGTTCAACACACACAAAGTTGAAATCGAATGGGGCGGCCGTCCGCTTACACTCGAAACCGGCAAGATCGCTCGTCAGGCTGACGGTGCAGTTCTTGCAACCTATGGTGAAACCGTTGTTCTGGCGACTGTTGTTTCTGCCAAGGAACCAAAGCCGGGGCAGGATTTCTTCCCGCTGACTGTCAACTATCAGGAAAAGACCTACGCTGCTGGTAAGATTCCAGGTGGCTTCTTCAAGCGTGAAGGCCGTCCAAGCGAAAACGAAACGCTAGTTTCGCGCCTGATCGACCGTCCAATCCGTCCGCTTTTCGTTGATGGCTATAAAAACGACACGCAGGTTGTTCTGACCGTTGTTCAGCACGATCTTGAAAACGACCCGGACATTCTGTCCATGGTTGCGGCATCGGCGGCACTGACCATTTCCGGCGTTCCATTCATGGGCCCGATCGGTGGCGCTCGCGTTGGTTACATCAACGGTGAATATGTTCTGAATCCGAATATCGACGAAATGCCGGAATCGAAGCTCGATCTGGTGGTTGCCGGTACTGCTGACGCTGTCTTGATGGTTGAATCGGAAGCGCAGGAGCTTTCCGAAGAAGTCATGCTCGGCGCCGTTGTTTTTGGTCAGAAGGCTTTCCAGCCAGTCATCGATGCGATTATCAAGCTCGCTGAAGTTGCCGCGAAGGAACCACGTGATTTCCACCCGGAAGACCTGTCGGAACTCGAAGCAAAAATGCTCGCAGTCGTCGAAAATGACCTGCGTGACGCTTACAAGATCACCGAAAAGCAGGCACGTTATGCAGCTGTTGACGCTGCAAAGGCAAAGGCTAAGGCACATTTCTTCCCCGAAGGTGTGGAAGAGCCTGAATATTCGGCTGAAAAATTCGCAACCGTATTCAAGAACCTGCAGGCAAAGATCGTTCGCTGGAACATTCTTGACACAGGTAGCCGTATTGATGGCCGCGATCTGAAAACTGTTCGTGCGATCGTTTCGGAAGTTGGCCTTCTGCCACGCACTCACGGTTCGGCGCTGTTCACGCGCGGTGAAACGCAGGCAATGGTTGTTGCTACGCTTGGTACTGGCGAAGACGAACAGATGATCGATTCTCTGACCGGTACGTACAAAGAATCCTTCATGCTGCACTACAACTTCCCACCATACTCGGTTGGTGAAACCGGCCGTATGGGTTCTCCGGGCCGTCGTGAAGTTGGCCATGGCAAGCTCGCATGGCGCGCTATCCATCCAATGCTGCCTGCTGCTGAACAATTCCCTTACACGATCCGTGCCGTTTCCGAGATCACCGAATCCAATGGTTCGTCATCAATGGCAACCGTTTGCGGTACCTCGCTGGCTCTGATGGATGCAGGTGTTCCGATCATCCGTCCAGTGGCTGGTATTGCTATGGGTCTGATCAAGGAAGGTGAACGTTTCGCTGTTCTTTCCGACATTCTGGGTGATGAAGATCATCTTGGCGATATGGATTTCAAGGTAGCCGGTACTGAAAGCGGGATCACCGCCCTTCAGATGGACATCAAGATCGACGGCATCACCGAAGAGATCATGAAGGTTGCTCTGGAACAGGCCAAGGGCGGTCGTGTTCACATTCTGGGCGAAATGAGCAAGGCGCTTTCGACTTCACGCGCAGAACTCGGTGAGTTTGCACCACGCATTGAAGTCATGAATATTCCAACCGACAAGATCCGTGATGTTATCGGTTCGGGTGGCAAGGTTATCCGTGAAATCGTCGAAAAGACGGGAGCTAAGATCAACATCGAAGACGATGGTACGGTCAAGATCGCTTCGTCGAACGGCAAGGAAATCGAAGCTGCTAAAAAGTGGATTCACTCGATTGTTGCTGAACCTGAAGTTGGTGAAATCTACGAAGGTACGGTCGTTAAGACCGCTGACTTCGGCGCATTCGTAAACTTCTTCGGTCCGCGCGACGGTTTGGTTCACATCTCGCAGTTGGCTGCTGACCGCGTTGCCAAGACCACTGATGTGGTTAAGGAAGGCCAGAAGGTCTGGGTCAAGCTGATGGGCTTTGACGAACGTGGCAAGGTTCGCTTGTCGATGAAGGTTGTCGATCAGGAAACCGGCAAGGAAGTTGTTGCTGAGAAGAAGGCAGAAGCCGACGTTGAATAA
- a CDS encoding cytochrome c family protein: MNSTRTNKFIMAFLATVFVVMTTGILSDTLFHAPAPEKPGFIIEAAEGSAGGGAAAPAKEEVSIAVLMQSADPARGETVFKRCAACHTSEKGGANKVGPHLWDVLDRPAASVEGFGYSAAMKEFGAAGNKWDYEHLNKFLTSPKGFIKGTAMGFAGDKKDNERADLIAFLRTLSDNPAPLPTAEAAPAEGSEAKPEGETAPAGETEKPVEQAPAGGSETPAPTQPAPAN; this comes from the coding sequence ATGAATTCAACCCGGACTAACAAGTTTATCATGGCTTTTCTGGCCACAGTTTTTGTTGTCATGACAACGGGCATTCTGTCCGATACACTGTTTCATGCACCCGCACCTGAAAAACCAGGTTTCATTATCGAAGCGGCTGAAGGTTCGGCTGGCGGTGGTGCAGCAGCACCAGCAAAAGAAGAAGTGTCGATTGCAGTTCTTATGCAATCCGCTGATCCTGCGCGTGGCGAAACCGTTTTCAAGCGTTGTGCGGCGTGTCACACCTCAGAAAAAGGCGGTGCCAACAAGGTTGGACCACATCTATGGGATGTTTTGGATCGCCCTGCTGCCTCCGTTGAAGGTTTCGGCTATTCGGCTGCGATGAAAGAATTTGGTGCTGCTGGCAACAAGTGGGATTATGAACATCTCAACAAGTTCCTCACCTCGCCAAAAGGCTTCATCAAAGGCACGGCCATGGGCTTTGCTGGTGACAAGAAAGACAATGAGCGCGCTGATCTGATTGCATTCCTGCGCACACTTTCCGACAATCCGGCTCCGCTTCCAACAGCTGAAGCAGCCCCTGCCGAAGGCAGCGAAGCAAAGCCGGAAGGCGAAACAGCTCCTGCTGGTGAAACTGAAAAGCCAGTTGAACAGGCTCCAGCGGGTGGCAGTGAAACACCAGCCCCGACACAGCCTGCACCAGCAAACTAA
- a CDS encoding YbaB/EbfC family nucleoid-associated protein → MRDMMGMMKQAKELQAKMKAMQDEIANLEATASSGGGLVTVTLSGKGTLSALRIDPSLAKEDEVEILEDLIIAAHNDAKAKLEAEMAEKTQSLTAGLPIPPGFKLPF, encoded by the coding sequence ATGCGTGACATGATGGGCATGATGAAACAGGCAAAGGAACTGCAGGCCAAAATGAAGGCTATGCAGGACGAGATTGCCAATCTTGAAGCAACCGCTTCTTCGGGTGGCGGTCTGGTTACTGTCACGCTTTCGGGCAAGGGCACCTTGTCGGCTCTGCGGATCGATCCGTCTCTTGCCAAGGAAGATGAGGTTGAAATCCTCGAAGACCTGATCATCGCAGCGCACAACGACGCCAAGGCTAAGCTCGAAGCTGAAATGGCTGAAAAGACCCAGTCGCTCACCGCTGGTCTGCCGATTCCTCCGGGCTTCAAGCTACCGTTTTAA
- a CDS encoding DNA polymerase III subunit gamma/tau — translation MDTKSETGAYRVLARKYRPQNFNDLIGQEPMVRTLKNAFETGRIAQAWMLTGVRGVGKTTTARILARALNYKTDSVDQPTIDLSVMGEHCQAIMEGRHVDVIEMDAASHTGIDDIREIIEQVRYRPVSARYKVYIIDEVHMLSNQAFNGLLKTLEEPPPHVKFIFATTEIRKVPITVLSRCQRFDLRRIESGTLAAHLRRIAEAEAIEVDDTSLAMIARAGEGSARDSLSIFDQAIAHGAGHVSAEAVRSMLGLADRARIIDLFEMIMRGDVAGALTEFRAQYDVGADPSVVLTDLADFNHLVTRLRFTPDVAEDVSLSEDERVRGREFAQKLSVRVLSRTWQMLLKGIAEVDTATRPVQAAEMLLIRLAHAADLPTLDEALRGLENGSVSVARPQTSNSARSNGGSQPEARGSVDAVAASTMMPASGGPATAMRLVETPPQPVQPPVLQQFVDSTPQPSVPINSLNDIVALADKFRDMQFKILVKNCVRLSSIAPGRLEIGLTDDAPKSLVSDISQRLMSWTGIRWVVTVARDVSGQTVAEAETERRDNLVTDARADPDVAAILAAFPGAKITDVRIAVAEQGGDDDIDLDIVEDVPGAPADDD, via the coding sequence ATGGACACAAAATCCGAAACTGGCGCTTATCGCGTTCTCGCCCGCAAATATCGCCCCCAGAATTTCAATGATCTGATCGGCCAGGAGCCGATGGTTCGTACGCTGAAAAATGCGTTCGAGACCGGTCGCATTGCGCAGGCGTGGATGCTGACTGGTGTTCGCGGTGTGGGCAAAACCACAACGGCGCGTATTCTGGCGCGCGCGCTTAATTACAAGACTGATTCTGTCGATCAGCCGACGATTGATCTCTCCGTAATGGGTGAGCATTGTCAGGCGATCATGGAAGGCCGCCATGTCGATGTCATCGAAATGGATGCGGCCTCGCATACAGGTATCGATGATATTCGCGAAATCATCGAGCAGGTGCGCTATCGCCCTGTTTCAGCACGCTACAAAGTCTATATCATCGACGAAGTGCACATGCTGTCCAATCAGGCCTTCAATGGCCTGTTGAAGACGCTTGAAGAGCCACCGCCGCATGTGAAATTCATCTTCGCCACCACCGAAATCCGCAAAGTTCCGATCACCGTTCTGTCGCGCTGTCAGCGTTTTGATCTGCGCCGCATCGAATCGGGTACGCTGGCTGCACATCTGCGCCGCATCGCGGAAGCAGAAGCAATTGAAGTCGATGACACATCGCTTGCGATGATTGCGCGCGCGGGTGAGGGGTCGGCACGCGATTCGCTCTCCATTTTCGATCAGGCCATCGCACATGGCGCGGGTCATGTCTCAGCAGAAGCTGTACGCTCGATGCTCGGCCTTGCTGATCGTGCGCGTATCATTGATCTCTTCGAGATGATCATGCGTGGCGATGTTGCTGGCGCTTTGACCGAATTCCGTGCGCAATATGATGTCGGAGCTGACCCGTCGGTCGTGCTGACTGATCTTGCTGATTTCAATCATCTGGTGACACGCCTGCGGTTTACGCCGGATGTGGCGGAAGATGTGTCGCTCTCGGAAGATGAGCGCGTTCGCGGTCGCGAGTTTGCGCAAAAACTGTCGGTGCGCGTGCTTTCACGGACCTGGCAGATGTTGCTCAAGGGCATTGCCGAGGTCGATACGGCGACGCGGCCTGTGCAGGCCGCAGAAATGCTGTTGATCCGTCTGGCCCATGCCGCTGATCTGCCAACGCTTGATGAAGCACTGCGTGGGCTCGAAAACGGCTCTGTTTCGGTTGCGCGGCCGCAAACATCAAATAGCGCCAGGTCGAATGGTGGTTCGCAACCGGAAGCGCGGGGTAGTGTTGATGCGGTTGCTGCATCAACGATGATGCCTGCATCGGGTGGTCCCGCGACAGCCATGCGTCTGGTGGAAACACCGCCGCAGCCGGTTCAACCGCCTGTACTGCAGCAGTTTGTTGACAGCACACCTCAGCCTTCGGTTCCGATCAACAGTCTCAATGACATTGTTGCGCTGGCGGATAAATTCCGCGACATGCAGTTTAAGATCCTCGTCAAGAATTGTGTGCGTCTTTCCTCGATCGCCCCCGGACGGCTTGAAATTGGCCTGACGGATGATGCGCCGAAATCGCTGGTCAGCGATATTTCGCAGCGCCTTATGAGCTGGACCGGCATCCGCTGGGTGGTTACGGTTGCGCGGGATGTTTCCGGGCAGACCGTTGCAGAGGCGGAAACCGAGCGTCGCGATAATCTCGTAACCGACGCGCGCGCCGATCCCGATGTTGCTGCAATTCTTGCAGCTTTTCCGGGCGCAAAGATAACAGATGTCCGCATTGCCGTTGCAGAACAGGGCGGTGATGACGATATAGACCTTGATATCGTCGAAGACGTGCCCGGCGCGCCTGCTGACGATGACTGA
- the nudC gene encoding NAD(+) diphosphatase, with the protein MAFRLYDLPETEPSRLVGFAGNRIDRLSEKRQDDSAFTALELPETRVMVLGGNKLLLDYTQEDAPRALLSLEQAQAFSPDLNEPVLLGLQDGAAIVTLMAPLDPDALAEPFRAQDYRSIYMEGLVPADIVGALAQAAALTAWHSNHRFCGRCGTKSEMRAGGGKRVCPNCGAEHFPRTDPVAIMLPVRGEKCILARSPHFTVGSYSCIAGFIEHGETIEAAVRRESFEEMGLKIGRVAYHASQPWPFPYSLMIGCHAEVLSDDFTIDLSELEDGRWFDKREVRAMLADTHENGLRVPASGAIATHLIRAWADS; encoded by the coding sequence ATGGCTTTTCGCCTTTACGACCTGCCGGAAACAGAACCGAGTCGTCTTGTCGGCTTTGCAGGCAACCGCATTGATCGCCTTTCCGAAAAGCGACAGGATGATTCCGCTTTTACAGCACTCGAATTGCCTGAAACTCGCGTAATGGTTCTTGGCGGCAACAAGCTGCTTCTCGATTACACGCAAGAAGACGCCCCCCGTGCCCTCCTCTCACTTGAGCAAGCACAGGCATTTTCGCCCGATCTCAACGAGCCGGTCCTGTTGGGTTTACAGGATGGGGCAGCGATAGTGACACTCATGGCACCGCTTGATCCCGATGCCCTTGCAGAGCCATTTCGGGCGCAGGACTATCGTAGTATCTACATGGAAGGGCTTGTGCCTGCAGATATTGTCGGCGCTTTGGCACAAGCCGCAGCACTGACCGCATGGCACAGCAATCATCGTTTCTGCGGGCGTTGCGGCACAAAAAGCGAAATGCGTGCCGGTGGTGGCAAGCGTGTCTGCCCGAATTGCGGTGCCGAGCATTTTCCGCGCACTGATCCCGTTGCTATCATGCTGCCTGTTCGCGGTGAAAAATGCATTCTCGCTCGCAGCCCACATTTTACCGTTGGGTCTTATTCGTGCATTGCTGGTTTCATCGAGCATGGTGAAACAATTGAGGCTGCCGTTCGCCGTGAAAGCTTTGAGGAAATGGGGCTTAAAATCGGCCGCGTTGCCTACCACGCGAGCCAGCCGTGGCCATTCCCTTATTCGCTGATGATCGGCTGCCATGCTGAAGTACTGTCTGACGATTTCACCATTGATCTCTCAGAACTGGAAGATGGTCGATGGTTCGACAAGAGGGAAGTGCGTGCCATGCTTGCAGACACCCATGAAAATGGGCTGCGCGTACCAGCATCCGGCGCTATCGCAACCCACCTGATCAGAGCTTGGGCAGATAGCTAG
- the recR gene encoding recombination mediator RecR has protein sequence MSKRIAGPEIERLIQLLARVPGLGPRSARRAALHLIKKKEALLVPLGGAMQDAAEKVRICSCCGNVDTSDPCTICTDARRDPATLIVVEDVSDLWALERAGTMNVRYHVLGGRLSPLDGIGPDDLNIKGLVERVATGDIKEVILAVNATVEGQTTAHYITDQLTNFEVRVTRLAHGVPVGGELDYLDEGTLAAALRARTTL, from the coding sequence ATGTCCAAACGTATCGCCGGCCCTGAAATCGAACGACTGATCCAGCTTCTGGCCCGCGTACCGGGACTGGGGCCTCGTTCTGCGCGTCGTGCGGCATTGCATCTCATCAAGAAAAAAGAGGCGCTTCTGGTGCCGCTGGGCGGTGCAATGCAGGACGCAGCCGAAAAGGTGCGTATCTGCTCATGTTGCGGCAATGTTGATACATCCGATCCCTGCACCATCTGCACTGACGCGCGTCGTGATCCTGCGACACTGATCGTCGTGGAAGATGTGTCCGATCTTTGGGCACTTGAACGAGCCGGCACCATGAATGTGCGCTATCATGTGCTGGGCGGTCGCCTGTCGCCGCTTGATGGCATCGGCCCGGATGATCTCAATATCAAAGGGCTAGTCGAGCGCGTTGCAACGGGCGACATCAAGGAAGTGATTCTCGCAGTGAATGCGACAGTCGAAGGCCAGACGACAGCGCATTACATCACCGATCAGCTAACGAATTTTGAAGTCCGTGTTACACGGCTTGCGCATGGTGTTCCTGTTGGCGGTGAGCTTGATTATCTTGATGAAGGCACGCTTGCGGCTGCATTGCGAGCGCGAACGACACTTTAA
- a CDS encoding HIT family protein gives MEQFELDKRLSADTFSVVSLGLCELRLMNDRRWTWLILVPRRGSLSEIHDMTPLDQTMLTFETGIVAQALKKLTNCDKINSGALGNIVRQLHIHVIARNEGDAGWPGPVWGHGTREPYSDAAANKLIEEIREAL, from the coding sequence ATGGAACAGTTTGAACTCGATAAACGGCTTTCGGCCGACACTTTTTCAGTCGTCTCGCTTGGTCTTTGCGAATTGCGACTTATGAATGACAGGCGCTGGACATGGCTTATCCTCGTTCCGCGCCGTGGCTCATTGAGCGAAATTCACGACATGACGCCGCTTGATCAAACCATGCTGACCTTTGAGACGGGTATTGTCGCACAGGCGCTAAAAAAGCTGACCAATTGCGATAAAATCAACAGCGGCGCGCTTGGCAATATCGTCCGCCAGCTGCACATCCATGTCATTGCGCGCAATGAAGGTGATGCAGGCTGGCCCGGGCCTGTGTGGGGCCACGGCACCCGCGAACCCTATAGCGATGCTGCCGCAAACAAGCTGATTGAAGAAATCCGCGAAGCACTCTGA
- a CDS encoding class I SAM-dependent methyltransferase has product MMTPAQQTLFLPFYQGILDMPEEGQTFLACGLSSDRLLEDEWKQALTFLQPWRPHWLALNKDGFKAISHLGPALGEGRGEEKRFSGGLLLLGKHRGRNEAWFAELLARVEPGSWIVVCGDKKLGVDSFRKWVGNIAEISDRISKNHAVAFWLQRPADLSDDFINALKPLATDIDDVFRTEPGMFSHGAIDKGSAMLVPHMQKIVFGSVADLGAGWGYLAAQSLKYAERIKSIDLFEADYEALEAARGNLERLGTSVPVSFNWFDVTSEKMAGIYDTVIMNPPFHEGRVTDVSLGQTFIAAAASRLKIGGRLLMVANRQLPYEATLRSLFKNVTVLEDANGFKIFDAKK; this is encoded by the coding sequence ATGATGACACCAGCACAACAAACACTCTTTCTTCCTTTCTATCAGGGCATTCTGGATATGCCTGAAGAGGGGCAGACTTTTCTCGCTTGCGGACTGTCTTCTGACCGCCTTCTGGAAGATGAATGGAAGCAGGCGCTGACTTTCCTTCAGCCTTGGCGTCCTCACTGGCTGGCACTTAACAAGGATGGCTTTAAAGCAATTTCCCACTTGGGACCTGCCTTGGGGGAAGGACGGGGAGAGGAAAAGCGTTTCTCCGGCGGGCTGCTGCTGCTGGGAAAACATCGCGGTCGCAACGAGGCATGGTTTGCAGAGCTTTTGGCGCGTGTCGAGCCGGGTAGCTGGATCGTTGTCTGTGGCGACAAGAAGCTAGGTGTCGATAGTTTCCGTAAATGGGTCGGCAATATCGCTGAAATCAGCGATCGTATCTCCAAGAATCATGCGGTGGCCTTTTGGCTACAGCGCCCTGCTGATCTCAGCGACGATTTCATCAATGCATTAAAGCCGCTTGCGACTGACATTGATGATGTGTTCCGCACTGAGCCCGGCATGTTCTCGCATGGCGCGATCGATAAGGGATCAGCGATGCTGGTTCCGCATATGCAAAAGATTGTTTTTGGTAGTGTTGCCGATCTTGGTGCTGGCTGGGGATATCTTGCTGCACAAAGTCTCAAATATGCAGAGCGCATCAAGAGTATTGATCTTTTTGAGGCTGATTACGAGGCCCTCGAGGCCGCGCGCGGCAATTTGGAGCGCTTGGGCACTTCGGTGCCGGTTTCATTCAACTGGTTTGATGTTACCAGTGAAAAAATGGCAGGCATATATGATACGGTCATTATGAACCCGCCATTTCATGAAGGACGGGTGACTGACGTATCACTTGGGCAGACGTTTATCGCTGCCGCCGCTTCCCGTCTCAAGATTGGTGGGCGTCTGCTGATGGTCGCAAACCGTCAGTTGCCTTATGAAGCGACATTAAGAAGCTTGTTCAAGAATGTGACCGTTCTTGAAGACGCCAATGGATTCAAAATATTCGATGCAAAAAAATGA
- the rpsO gene encoding 30S ribosomal protein S15: MSITAERKQALIKEYATKEGDTGSPEVQVAVLSERIANLTDHFKGHKNDNHSRRGLLKLVSQRRRLLDYVKGIDQARYQALVSRLGLRR; this comes from the coding sequence ATGTCGATTACTGCTGAGCGTAAGCAAGCTCTCATCAAGGAATACGCCACCAAGGAAGGCGATACCGGTTCTCCTGAAGTACAGGTTGCCGTTCTTTCCGAGCGTATTGCTAACCTTACGGATCATTTCAAGGGCCACAAGAATGATAATCATTCGCGTCGCGGCCTTCTGAAGCTGGTTTCGCAGCGTCGTCGTCTTCTTGACTATGTCAAGGGCATCGACCAGGCACGTTATCAGGCGCTGGTTTCCCGTCTGGGTCTGCGCCGTTAA
- a CDS encoding 3-deoxy-manno-octulosonate cytidylyltransferase: MLQTLKTLTLIPARMASTRLPNKPLADICGKPMIVHVADRAVAAKLGRTVVATDSEEIFAVVQAHGHEVIMTRSDHESGSDRIYEALQKVDPNGEMEAIVNVQGDLPTIDPETIRRALLPLVDGPADIATLGVEITVDEEKINPNVVKIVGSPMKDGERLRALYFTRATAPYGDGPLYHHIGLYAYRRAALERFVKIGPSPLEKREKLEQLRALEDGMRIEVEIVKTVPLGVDTQADLDRAREIIAKGL, encoded by the coding sequence ATGCTTCAGACTTTGAAAACACTGACACTTATTCCGGCGCGAATGGCCTCTACACGCCTGCCGAACAAGCCTCTTGCCGATATTTGCGGTAAGCCGATGATCGTTCATGTGGCCGACCGCGCAGTGGCTGCCAAGCTTGGTCGCACTGTTGTTGCAACCGACAGCGAAGAGATTTTTGCTGTGGTTCAGGCGCATGGGCATGAGGTCATTATGACGCGCAGCGATCATGAGTCGGGTTCAGACCGTATTTATGAGGCGTTGCAGAAAGTCGATCCAAATGGTGAGATGGAGGCGATTGTCAATGTTCAGGGTGATCTGCCGACAATCGACCCTGAAACAATCCGTCGTGCATTATTGCCACTCGTCGATGGACCTGCCGATATCGCAACGCTTGGCGTCGAAATTACGGTTGATGAGGAAAAGATCAATCCCAATGTGGTCAAGATCGTGGGTTCGCCAATGAAAGATGGCGAACGCCTGCGTGCGCTTTATTTCACACGCGCTACGGCCCCTTATGGGGATGGTCCGCTTTATCATCACATCGGCCTTTACGCTTATCGCCGTGCGGCACTGGAACGCTTTGTGAAGATCGGTCCGTCGCCCCTCGAAAAACGTGAAAAGCTCGAGCAGTTGCGCGCGCTTGAAGATGGTATGCGCATTGAAGTCGAGATCGTTAAGACGGTGCCGCTTGGCGTTGATACGCAGGCTGATCTTGACCGGGCACGGGAAATTATCGCAAAGGGATTGTGA
- a CDS encoding prephenate dehydratase: MKTNRISFQGEAGANSDTACRNMFPEMEPLPCPTFEDAFNAVESGAADLAMIPIENTLAGRVADIHYLLPLADMHIVGEYFLPIHFQLMVLPGVKRDEIKTVHSHIHALGQCRNVIRSNGWKPVIAGDTAGAARLVADLQDRSMAALAPSLAAELYGLDILEENVEDSEDNVTRFVVLSKNKQWEPRPENGERIVTTFVFRVRNVPAALYKALGGFATNGINMTKLESYQIGGRFIATQFYADVEGHPEDRNLQLALEELRFFTKEVRILGVYKGADTRGTQLLAAE, encoded by the coding sequence ATGAAGACCAACCGGATTTCCTTTCAGGGTGAAGCAGGCGCCAATTCCGATACGGCTTGCCGCAACATGTTTCCCGAGATGGAGCCTTTGCCGTGTCCAACTTTTGAAGATGCCTTCAATGCGGTCGAAAGCGGTGCTGCGGATCTCGCGATGATCCCGATCGAAAATACGCTCGCAGGCCGCGTTGCAGATATTCACTATCTGCTGCCGCTTGCTGACATGCATATTGTTGGCGAATATTTCCTGCCGATCCACTTTCAGCTCATGGTGCTTCCGGGCGTCAAGCGCGACGAAATCAAGACAGTTCACAGTCATATTCATGCGCTTGGTCAGTGCCGCAATGTCATTCGCAGCAATGGCTGGAAGCCGGTGATCGCAGGTGATACCGCAGGCGCCGCACGTCTTGTTGCAGATTTGCAGGATCGTTCGATGGCAGCGCTTGCACCAAGCCTCGCAGCAGAGCTTTATGGCCTTGATATTCTGGAAGAGAATGTTGAAGATTCAGAGGACAATGTAACCCGCTTTGTTGTTCTGTCAAAGAACAAGCAGTGGGAACCTCGCCCGGAAAATGGCGAGCGCATCGTCACCACTTTTGTCTTCCGTGTTCGCAACGTACCAGCAGCACTTTATAAGGCGCTCGGCGGTTTCGCCACCAACGGCATTAACATGACCAAGCTGGAGAGCTATCAGATAGGCGGCCGTTTCATCGCGACACAGTTTTACGCCGATGTGGAAGGTCATCCCGAAGACCGGAACCTCCAGCTCGCACTGGAGGAACTGCGCTTCTTCACGAAGGAAGTGCGCATTCTTGGTGTGTATAAAGGGGCAGATACCCGCGGGACACAGTTGCTTGCGGCTGAGTAA